In Pedobacter sp. WC2423, the following are encoded in one genomic region:
- a CDS encoding outer membrane beta-barrel protein has product MSKLTTGILACMISLFILSSANSQTNNGTGKLSGKVEDDKHISQSYVSVSLLAAKDSTLIKGSVTDDNGSYLFEHLPEGQYLVAFNMMGYNRVFRGPFIINTANKSYNIDKVELVPSSKQLNSVNIIARKPLIERQIDKTVLNVENSVLAAGNTALEILEKAPGVSVDKEGNVSLRGKTGVTVMLDGKPTYLSSEQLANLLRSTEGNAIQSIELITNPSAKYDAAGNSGIINIKLKKNRNYGTNGSITAGAGYGRYYKANSGVSLNHREKKFNAFGEFNFGKNKKFHNLDIDRVNNTATDQTFFRQTSAQIGQRQNYNYKAGLDYFINDKNTIGVAVNGYRATGDNNDTKVVTLIGSQPFKTDSSVVASNPNQYKYTGITYNVNYKGIIDTAGQEISADADYSKYSGLQNSNYNNTYLNAEGQPSKAPYIFRNRTPSLVKIWAGKVDYTLPINKKMKLETGLKSSKVSTDNVSSFENFLNNNWQNDLVRSDHFIYDENINAGYVNLNREFKGLTVQLGLRAEQTNSKGNSVSKQQISDRHYFDLFPSVFVNRVLSKNHEVGFSYSRRIDRPDYEDLNPFVYFVDLYTYSIGNPFLNPQYTNSFEVSYAYKKTINATLGYSHTNNAISRVLVSDTAKKTLFISSQNLAQKKSYSLNINSPLTLFKWWTTNNNLTVFYNEFSTPNLLGIPYKGGKTAFNFNSNQTITLNSTTNFELSGFYRSAQVDGTLSVKPNYGIDLGVSKSFMEKKLSLKLAVNDVFNLQRFRITSEIPSQIYSVNEKSETRVFRLTCSYRFGSTAIKGARNRSKGSSEEESRVRSGG; this is encoded by the coding sequence ATGAGCAAACTAACCACTGGTATTTTGGCCTGCATGATCAGCCTCTTTATACTTTCTTCAGCAAACTCCCAAACGAATAATGGTACAGGTAAACTTAGCGGTAAAGTTGAGGATGATAAACATATCAGCCAATCTTATGTTTCAGTAAGTTTATTAGCTGCTAAAGATTCAACATTGATTAAAGGGTCTGTCACAGATGATAACGGTAGTTATCTTTTCGAGCATTTACCAGAAGGACAATACCTGGTTGCTTTTAATATGATGGGTTATAACAGGGTTTTTAGGGGGCCGTTTATTATCAATACCGCAAACAAAAGTTATAACATTGATAAGGTAGAATTGGTTCCGTCTTCTAAACAATTGAATAGCGTAAACATTATTGCCCGAAAACCCCTTATAGAAAGACAAATTGATAAAACAGTACTGAATGTCGAAAACAGTGTTTTGGCAGCAGGTAATACTGCACTGGAAATTCTGGAAAAAGCACCAGGTGTGAGCGTTGATAAAGAAGGGAACGTAAGTCTGAGAGGGAAAACTGGTGTAACAGTTATGCTGGATGGCAAACCTACTTATCTCTCCAGCGAACAACTGGCTAACCTTTTACGCTCTACAGAAGGTAATGCAATACAGTCTATTGAACTGATTACTAATCCTTCAGCTAAATACGATGCTGCCGGAAACTCGGGAATTATCAATATTAAACTGAAAAAAAACCGCAACTATGGTACCAATGGTTCCATAACAGCAGGTGCAGGCTACGGCAGATATTACAAAGCAAACAGCGGGGTATCACTCAACCACAGAGAAAAAAAGTTTAATGCATTCGGTGAATTTAATTTTGGGAAGAACAAAAAATTCCATAACCTGGATATTGACCGGGTAAATAATACCGCAACAGATCAAACCTTTTTCAGACAGACAAGTGCGCAGATAGGGCAGAGGCAGAATTATAATTATAAGGCTGGGTTAGATTATTTTATCAATGATAAAAACACAATTGGGGTAGCAGTGAATGGCTACAGGGCTACCGGTGATAATAATGATACTAAAGTCGTAACCCTGATTGGAAGTCAGCCTTTTAAAACAGATTCATCAGTTGTAGCCTCTAATCCAAATCAATATAAATATACAGGTATCACTTACAATGTGAACTACAAAGGTATTATTGATACTGCTGGCCAGGAGATTTCGGCTGATGCAGATTATTCAAAATATAGCGGATTACAGAATTCCAATTACAATAATACCTATTTAAATGCTGAAGGTCAGCCCTCCAAAGCACCATACATCTTTAGAAACAGGACACCATCCTTAGTGAAAATATGGGCCGGAAAGGTAGATTATACTTTACCTATCAATAAAAAGATGAAACTGGAGACCGGGCTGAAAAGCAGTAAAGTCAGTACAGACAATGTCTCCTCTTTTGAAAATTTCCTGAATAATAACTGGCAGAATGATCTTGTCCGCAGCGATCACTTCATCTATGATGAAAATATAAATGCTGGTTATGTAAATCTGAACCGTGAATTCAAAGGATTAACTGTACAATTGGGACTCAGAGCAGAACAAACGAATTCTAAAGGTAATTCTGTGTCCAAACAACAAATCTCTGACCGCCATTACTTTGATTTGTTCCCAAGTGTTTTTGTAAACCGGGTACTTTCTAAAAATCATGAAGTTGGTTTTTCTTACAGCAGAAGAATTGACCGTCCTGATTATGAAGATTTAAACCCTTTTGTGTACTTCGTGGATTTATATACTTACAGTATAGGAAATCCCTTTCTGAATCCTCAGTATACGAACTCGTTTGAAGTTTCCTACGCTTATAAAAAAACGATAAATGCTACGCTTGGCTACAGCCATACCAACAATGCTATTTCAAGGGTACTGGTTTCCGATACAGCAAAGAAAACATTATTTATTTCTTCTCAGAACCTTGCACAAAAAAAATCATACAGCCTGAATATCAATTCTCCTTTAACCCTGTTTAAGTGGTGGACAACAAATAATAACCTGACCGTTTTTTATAACGAATTCAGTACACCAAATCTTTTGGGCATACCCTATAAAGGAGGTAAAACTGCTTTTAACTTTAATAGTAACCAAACCATCACTTTGAACAGTACAACAAACTTTGAGCTGTCAGGTTTTTACCGTTCGGCTCAGGTAGATGGAACATTATCCGTAAAACCTAATTACGGTATTGATTTAGGTGTCAGTAAATCATTTATGGAGAAAAAACTTAGCCTTAAACTAGCTGTAAATGATGTATTTAACTTACAGAGATTCAGAATTACGAGTGAAATTCCATCTCAGATTTATTCAGTAAATGAAAAAAGTGAAACCAGGGTTTTCCGTTTAACTTGCAGCTATAGATTTGGCAGTACAGCCATTAAAGGAGCGCGTAATCGTTCTAAAGGATCATCAGAAGAAGAAAGCCGTGTGCGGTCAGGAGGATAA
- a CDS encoding substrate-binding domain-containing protein, translated as METARSTVERAYNELKRMGLVQSVAGKGFFIVHTQFQKPVKVLLLFNKLSIHKKIIYDAFSATLGNEAAIDFYIYNNDFNVFKKLLLDKADHYAKCVIIPHFYENKEMGYKLIDTIAKEKLILMDKLAEGVTGNFGAVYENFEEDIFSALEKLIERLSKYNKLKIIFPQNSYYSKKILLGFLRFCQHYNFENEILNSLDYHEIECGSVYINLIEDDLVVLIEKIIEGNYQIGKDIGVISYNETPIKKIILDGITTISTDFKMMGEKAAELLLNNSSEHIQIPFKVTLRNSL; from the coding sequence CTGGAAACTGCCAGAAGTACGGTAGAACGTGCCTATAATGAACTCAAAAGAATGGGACTGGTACAATCTGTAGCTGGAAAAGGCTTTTTTATCGTTCATACTCAATTTCAAAAACCAGTCAAAGTATTACTGCTTTTTAATAAGTTAAGTATCCATAAAAAGATCATTTACGATGCTTTTTCTGCCACGTTAGGAAATGAGGCCGCTATCGATTTTTATATTTATAATAATGATTTTAATGTATTCAAGAAACTGCTGCTGGATAAGGCAGATCATTATGCTAAATGTGTGATTATTCCTCATTTCTATGAAAACAAAGAAATGGGTTATAAACTGATTGATACAATTGCCAAGGAGAAGTTAATATTAATGGACAAACTGGCAGAGGGCGTGACGGGTAATTTTGGAGCGGTATATGAGAATTTTGAAGAGGATATCTTTTCTGCGCTGGAAAAGCTGATTGAAAGATTATCAAAGTATAATAAACTTAAAATAATCTTCCCTCAGAATTCTTACTATTCAAAGAAAATACTCCTTGGGTTTTTACGTTTCTGCCAGCATTATAACTTTGAGAACGAAATATTAAATAGTCTTGATTATCATGAGATAGAATGTGGGTCGGTCTATATTAATTTGATTGAAGATGATCTGGTAGTCTTAATTGAGAAGATTATTGAGGGCAATTATCAAATAGGAAAAGATATTGGTGTAATCTCTTACAATGAGACCCCTATTAAAAAGATCATCCTGGATGGAATCACTACAATTTCAACGGATTTTAAGATGATGGGAGAAAAAGCTGCCGAATTATTACTGAATAATTCATCGGAACATATTCAGATCCCTTTTAAGGTAACTTTAAGAAACTCTCTTTAA
- a CDS encoding Fic family protein: MYNWQLKDWPNFTYSVKDLQEMSLAFAEEFGAINGLLLGLNEDLKQETLLEILIEEAIKTSKIEGEYMSREDVMSSIKNSLGLQQNFVVKDKGAIGVAKLMVEVSQNTGAPLTLDLICHWHQVLMGHNQKVNAGVWRQGEEPMQIVSGAHGGEVVHYEAPPSADVPAEMEKFINWYNRTELPVKDKISKALLKSAIIHLYFESIHPFEDGNGRIGRALSEFAFSQTLNSPVLLSLSKTIERNRKLYYEQLKSAQRSLDISEWINYFSEIILEAQKDSKELVQFTLLKAKFYDRFKAQFNERQLKVISRMLENGTAGFEGGMTAKKYMAIGKTSKATATRDLQHLNELGAFAIEGAGRAVRYQLVL; this comes from the coding sequence ATGTATAATTGGCAATTAAAAGACTGGCCCAATTTCACTTATTCGGTCAAAGACCTACAAGAGATGTCTTTGGCTTTTGCAGAAGAGTTTGGTGCCATAAATGGCTTATTACTAGGTCTAAATGAAGATTTAAAGCAAGAAACATTATTAGAAATTCTGATTGAAGAGGCCATTAAAACCTCTAAAATTGAAGGCGAATATATGAGTAGAGAAGATGTAATGTCTTCTATTAAAAACAGCCTGGGTCTTCAACAGAATTTTGTGGTAAAAGACAAGGGAGCAATCGGCGTGGCAAAACTGATGGTGGAAGTAAGCCAGAATACAGGCGCGCCTCTAACACTTGATTTAATATGCCATTGGCATCAGGTGTTGATGGGGCATAACCAGAAGGTTAATGCTGGTGTGTGGCGTCAAGGTGAAGAACCAATGCAGATTGTTTCTGGAGCACATGGGGGAGAAGTTGTCCATTATGAAGCTCCACCCTCAGCAGATGTTCCTGCTGAAATGGAGAAATTTATAAATTGGTATAATCGCACTGAATTACCGGTTAAAGATAAGATTTCTAAAGCATTGTTAAAATCAGCCATTATACATTTATATTTTGAATCTATACATCCTTTTGAAGATGGAAACGGAAGGATTGGGAGGGCTTTGTCAGAATTTGCATTTAGTCAAACCTTAAATTCTCCTGTTTTACTTTCCTTATCAAAAACGATAGAAAGAAACAGGAAGCTTTATTATGAGCAATTGAAAAGTGCTCAGAGAAGTTTAGACATTTCGGAATGGATAAATTATTTTTCAGAAATCATTTTAGAGGCTCAGAAAGATTCCAAAGAGCTAGTCCAATTCACTTTATTGAAGGCAAAGTTTTATGACCGATTTAAAGCTCAGTTTAATGAGCGCCAATTAAAGGTGATTAGTAGAATGCTGGAAAATGGAACTGCTGGTTTTGAAGGCGGGATGACTGCGAAGAAATATATGGCTATTGGAAAAACATCAAAAGCCACGGCTACAAGAGATTTACAACATCTTAATGAATTAGGGGCTTTTGCGATAGAAGGAGCTGGAAGGGCTGTGAGGTACCAGCTGGTTTTGTAA
- a CDS encoding acyltransferase family protein, which translates to MDTNGTTGTTLQTKQHFEILDGLRGVAALAVVTFHFMEWVYTDASKNFIGHGFLAVDFFFCLSGFVIGYAYDDRISKMGVFSFLISRIIRLHPLVVAGSVLGLLAFLFDPFGGHPELYSTGKIILTFICSIFLIPLPVIADRGFNLFSFNAPAWSLFWEYVANIVYAFVLYQIGRGYLLLLTILSAVAICYVAYRSGNLLGGWSGPTFWDGSVRISFSFLAGLLIYRSNWIIKNKLGFIGLSILLLLAFIMPVSKWNWISEPLVVLFYFPMLIALGAGAKLTAVFKKLCIFSGKISYPLYMTHYAALWMFGNYYTSHKPGTIQLTLIITAGLIVLVGVAYLVMVIYDMPVRKYLSNKRNERPVRQKARVI; encoded by the coding sequence TCATTTTATGGAATGGGTTTATACTGATGCTAGCAAGAACTTTATTGGACATGGTTTTTTGGCTGTTGATTTCTTCTTCTGTCTTTCGGGATTTGTGATCGGATATGCTTATGATGATAGGATATCAAAAATGGGCGTTTTCAGTTTTTTGATATCAAGAATTATCAGGTTGCATCCACTTGTTGTAGCAGGATCGGTATTAGGCTTGCTGGCATTCTTATTCGATCCGTTTGGAGGTCATCCGGAATTGTATAGTACCGGTAAAATCATTCTGACTTTTATTTGCTCGATATTTCTTATTCCTTTACCTGTAATAGCTGATCGTGGTTTTAATCTGTTCAGCTTCAATGCGCCAGCATGGTCGTTGTTTTGGGAATATGTTGCCAATATTGTTTATGCATTCGTGCTTTATCAAATTGGCCGCGGATACCTGTTATTGTTGACCATACTATCGGCTGTGGCTATTTGCTATGTAGCTTATCGTTCCGGCAATTTACTGGGTGGCTGGAGCGGCCCTACATTTTGGGATGGCAGCGTCAGGATATCGTTTTCCTTTTTAGCAGGATTGCTTATTTACCGTTCCAACTGGATTATTAAAAACAAGCTTGGATTTATCGGCCTGTCTATATTATTGCTTCTGGCCTTTATCATGCCAGTCTCCAAATGGAACTGGATATCCGAACCTCTGGTCGTTTTATTTTACTTCCCTATGCTGATAGCTTTGGGCGCAGGAGCTAAGTTAACGGCTGTCTTTAAAAAGCTTTGTATATTTTCGGGAAAGATCTCCTATCCATTGTATATGACACATTACGCTGCATTATGGATGTTTGGTAACTATTATACCAGTCATAAGCCTGGCACTATACAATTGACCTTAATTATCACAGCCGGGTTAATTGTGCTGGTTGGAGTAGCTTACCTGGTCATGGTAATTTATGATATGCCTGTAAGAAAATATTTAAGCAATAAGCGGAATGAAAGGCCTGTCAGACAAAAAGCCAGAGTTATTTAG